TCTCGAAGACTCCTGCTCGGCTCCACTTTCGCAGCCTCCTCCAGCACGTCGCCCCGCTGCACCCGAACACCTCGGCTGGCAGGTCTCTCCAGGCGATGCCCGTCCTGAGCACGAAGATAATGCCCCGCAGGCACGCCCTATCGTCGCGCAATGGACGACCTCTTCTCCCTTTGCGGCGATGTCGTGGCAGCAGCGGCTCCACCCTCGCCCACAGCTCGTCCGGGACCAGTTCGCGCCTCATGCTTGCGAGGATGAGCACCAGGTACGTAGAGGGAAGTCTGGATACCTCTGCGGTTCATTTATGAAACAATCCCGGGGAGGCAGGTCAGATGACCTAGGCTCCCTGGTCCATTTTTGAAACGAGCTCTTAGCACTTGGAACGGCCGACGTGGCCTGATCAACTCGATCCAGCGCAGGGGGCCCCAGAGCGCGTCGGACGTCGAGAGCCTCGGCCGCTGGTCGCGGCGCCGGACCGCTCGCCGCGCCGGCCTCGCTGATGCCTGTCTCGGTGGATCCCGTGCTCATCTGATTCCTCCCGTGAAGTGTTCTCGGCGGCGGTGAACGATGCCTTCCAGAGGGAGTAAGCGCGAAGCCGACGAATTTACTCCTGGACGGGAACCCCGGTCCCGGTGAGGTCGAGAAGGAATGCCGGAGTGGACCACTGGGGTGTACCGGTGGTACACCCCTCGGATGCATATTGTCATTCGCATCCTCGGAACCGCAGCTGTGACTGCGCTTCTCACCTACCCGTTGTGGTCTCCGGAGTGGGGGACTGGGCTGCTGGGTGAGATCGTTCTGGTCCCATTTCCGGGCAACCTCCTGATCATCGTCGGCTTCCTCGGACTGGTCGCCTGGTACTGCGCCTCCCTGCAGCAAACGCTGCGCAGAGCCGGGGCCGCAAGACCAGCGTCGGTGTGGTGGATGTTCGCGATCCCAGCGAACTTCGTTGAGGACTTCTATATCGTCGACCGCGTCAGTGACGCTCTGCGTCCGAGCACTTCCTCGGTGACGTTGCTGAGCTGGACGGCCCTCGGGTATGGCTGGTGCGGGTTCCAGATCCTCTCTCTGTTCCCGGGTCCGGTCGGGGTGGTGAGCGGGGGAGTCGCCATCGTGCTGTGGTTGACTCACTGGGTGTTCACGCTCATCTTGAACCGACGGTTGCGCTGATGCCGCTGCCACGATTCGACCGATTGCCGGCCGACGACAAGGCTGCGATCCTCTCCGTCGCCCGGGCGCATTTCGCCCGCGACGGGTACGACGGAGCCTCATACAACAAGATCATCCATGAGGCTGGAATCTCCAAGACCTCGGCGTACCACTACTTCGACGGGAAGTCGGACCTTTTTGCCACCGTGCTGGCCGACTGCGTGACCCGGGCCCAGACCGAGATCGGCGACTGGACGCCGGCGACTGACGCGGCCGGCTTCTGGGCGCAGCTGACGGCCACGAGCCACACCCTCGTCCAGCACCTCAACACCCACCCCGATGACCGGTCCGTGCTCGCGCAAGCACCTCGGTCACCGGAACCGAACCCGTGGACGCAAGCGATGGTCGACGACGCCATCAGACTCAGACTCGTCAACCCAGCCGAACGGACCCTCATCACCGTTGCCACCCAAGGCGTCCTCGATGCGCTCGACGATCACGCCCTCGACCATCCGGCCCGCGCCTCGGAGATCGCCGGACAGTTGCCAATCCTCTTGGCCCGACTCTGGGCCGCGACAGCACCCGCACCCTGACCGTCCAAACGACCGGTCCGTCCCGGAGTGCAGAGGGCGGGTCTTTGGCGCTACCAAACTGGAAGCCTTCCACCTCCAGGAAGAGCTCATTCCGTATGATTTTCTTCTGAGATGCGCGTGACTCCTGACGTCCACTACAAGAACCGCGAGATGGAGGGCGAGCGGCTGGAGCTGACCGACAAGGAAGCCATCTACTGGCTCGGGCCCAACCTATCGCTCCGGCGCTGCACCGTGGTCCTCGGCATCGGAGGGCGGCAATTAGTTCCGATGTGGGGGAGGCTGATCGACTGCACCATCGAGGCAAAGCGTGAGTTCGCCGACGAGTGGTTGACGTCCCTGTCGTTCGAGGGCTGCCGGTTTAAGGGCCGCTATTCAAACGTCGGATTCGGGCAGCGAGTGGGAGTTGATACCTGATGGGAACACGGAGGGATCGCGAATTGCGATTTCTCCGAGGCCCGGCTGGACCTGTGCAGTTTCCATGGCTGCGACATGCGGACGATTCAGCTCCCGAAGTGGCCGTGCTTTACCATCCTGGACCCGCTCAAGCACGGACCGGAGCTGCTGAGCGTTCCCTGGCCGGGCGATTTCTTTCCGGTCATCCTCGAGGGTCCGCGAAAAGAGCGGCCTGATAGGGCCGCGCTGTCCTTCTACGCGCCGGCAGAGGCGAAGCGCTCTGGGACGACGCTGGAGGAACTCAAGGCGGCAGTGGAGCGATTCGACTTCATCGTGCGGTAAGGGAACAGTGCGAAACGAAGCGTACTCGGCCACTGCATCCGAGGTGGGCCCCGACGTGTACCGGTTGTGGGGCTTCCTCGATGCCAATGGTGACGCGGACCTGACCGTCGATGTGCTCGCTCAGCCAGGGGCGGGCGATTGGGTCCCCGAGTCCTCCGTCGAGCTGAACGTGCAGCCCGGGCAGGTGCTGGCGGTGGACCTCGCGCTGCCGCGCCGGGTGCTGCGTCCGCTCCCCGCGTTCCAGGTGGTGGAGCAGGGGGAGGGGAGCGTGCTGACCCTGACGGACTCGGCCACGGCGATCACCTCGTTCTCCGTGAAGAGCGAGGGCTTCGGATTGCTGCGCGGAGAGGCGCACCGGCGCGCCCGAGCCCGGCAAGATGACGTCGAACGAGGCGGACATCTTCTCGGGCATCCTCACCGCGATGGGCGTCGATACCTCCGGCAGCGGGTTGCCTGACGCGAGCGCATTCCGGCGCACCTGAGCGCTCCGCGAAGGTGTCAAACGACTCGTGGGGCGGGAATTCGTGGTGCGCGAGTAGCCGGAAGGCTCAGTCCAGGTGGCGCCAGAAGGAACCCCGCTCCGTGATGAGGTGCAGGGCCTCCCGCAGTTCCTCGTCATGCTCGGCGCGCGTGGCGAGGTTTGCCATCGAGACGATTCCCACGAACTGGCCGTCGCGTTCCACCACCGGCACGCGGCGCTAGGAGTCGTGTCGTTCATCCAGTTCTTCGGCTCGGCCGTGCTCCCCCAAGCAGGGGAGAAGCCGGAGCCGGAGGAGGAGAGCCCGTCCTTTGCCGCGAAGGTGGAGGAGCCGAAGAAGGAGCGCACACTGTGGCCCATCCCTTCGATGAGTACGCGCTCGGCACCGGGATGGCTTCTATCCCCGGGTGTCCGGCAGCCACTTCCGACCGAACGACCTGTGGTACCGGTATTGCCGCAACGTTCCGTCGGGACCGACCTCAAGCACCCGACGGCCTTTCAAGCTCTGGACGTATCTGTCGCCACAGCGGCAGCGCATCAGACTCCCAAGGCCTTCCTGGAGCACCCGCGCAGCCAGTTGCCGGTCGGTCTCCGGTAGATCCTGGACCATCCAGAGATGCACGTAATCGTCGGTGCCGCACCTGCCCTGGCGGCACATGGGCAGGCCAGGGCGCCACCATTCTCCGAAGCGAATCAGGCCGGCAATGAGCAGCCCGAGCAGGACGTAGGCCGCCAGCCCGGCCACGCCGCCCACTGTTCCATAGAGGACCACGCCGGGCAGCGACGTCTCGCCGCCGGAGACGCCGATGCCGACGCCGATGCTTGCTCCCATGATGGGAAAGAGGAGGAAGAGAAGCTCGATGAGCGTCATCGCAGCGGAGCACATCCAAGCCGCATGCCAGAGTCACCCGCTGGCAGGCCTTCGAGAGTGGAACACGCACTGTGACGCATCGTCGAGGAGGGTGAGCCTGGAGTGACAATCCGGCGCTCGCCCCGGCGCGGGTCGGCGGGCGGGTGGTGGCGACGCGACTGTCCGGCGGCGTTCCGCGGCCGTTCGGAGAGGTGGGCGCATGGGCCCCTGGCGCATGCGGCAGCCCTGCTTCACGCCAGGCCGATCCTTTGTCGCCGCGACCTCGAGGCATGACCTCTCAAGTTCTGAACCTGGAAGGAACTCCGGCCGTGGTATGAAGCGAGCACGCCGGGCTTCCGCTGACGCCACGCGGGCGTGGCCGGCAAGCACGGCAGAGGGCAGCGCATGACGGTTACCATGAAGAAGCAAGGCAGAAGGTTGGGCCCCTTCCAGCTCGGAAGACGGTGCAAGCACGCGGCGGCGGAGCTGGGCCACATCCACGAGGCGCGCAATGTCGAGACGGGCGCCTCGTCCCTGGTGATGATGCCCGGGCCACGCCGGGTCCCCAGGAAGAACTGGCAGGTGCGCATCTCCTTCCAGACCCGCCCCCCTTTCTTCGCGCTGGAGATGGAGCAGGCGCCGGCCTCGGGCTCGCTGGCGGAGCTGGCCAACCTGCTCACCCTGCTCCTCGCGGGGCTCGACGCCGTGAGGCGCAACGCCAGGACGCGCGCTCACCTCACCCGCGAGCCGACGTGTCCGTGGCTGAGGCGGCCTCAGGTAAAAGCACTGGCGGCCGCGGGCCTCGCCGTGCTCGCGCTGGGCGGGGGCTTCTGGTTGGGCACGGGAGCCCCATCGATGGATTCTCCCACTCCGCCACCGTCGACTCCGGGTCTCGGCGAGTGGGCCGATGCCGGGTTCCCGCCCTCTTTCCTGATCGACGGTGCCGAGCGGACCCCGACGGGTATCGCCTATCCGCTTCCCGACAAGCCTTTCGCGAGCCAGCTCAGGCCCCCCTGCCGCACCAAGGCAGACCATGTCGCGATCAACGGCGGCTGCTGGGTCGCTCTTGAACGCCGTCCGCCGTGCGATGAGGAGCAGGCCGAGCACCAAGGCAAGTGCTATCTCCCGGTGATGAAAGCACCACGACCGCCTCAATCCCTCTCACCGTGAGATTCAGCGGGACATGAGGCACGCGGTGCACTCACCTCGAGTCGAAGCCTGAACCCCTTCTCGAGGCGGCCCTGCTGCGCCTGGGCGTGGAGCCGCTCCTGGCGGTGAAGGTGCTCGGTGTCGTGTGCGGGCTCGTGCTGGTGGGCATCAGCATGGGGCTCGCCCGGGAGTTGAGCGGCTCGCGGGCGGCCGGGGTACTCGCGGGTCGCGGGGCTCCTCGTGGCGTTGCACACGGGCGTCGCGGTGCGAGCTTTGTAGGGGTTGTTAGGCTCACGCTAATCTCCCGCTGCATCTGCTCCTTGCGAAGCACCCTGAACCAGAGCCCCTTCCCTCCACGGTCGTTACCCGCTTCATCGGTAGTACGGGCCCTTCCGACTCCTGGCCGTCGCCACGCCCTCACGGCGTGTTCGGGTCGCTACCCCGCTCGGACCAGGTCTCCCGTGTTGCGCACTTCACCGTGTGCTCACATGTCGCGCCCCACTAACCCGCTGGTCAAGTGCACCTTCACGGCGCACGCACACTGAGGGCACATGAGGAACAGGGGACAAAGGAAAAGCCCAGCAATCCCTTGAGATTGCTGGGCCTTCCAGGTTGTCCCCGACGGGATTCGAACCCGTCGGGGCAGGCTACACGGGGGAGATTTCGCGGCGGCGGAAGGGGCGCTCGACCTTCTTGTTGGCTGTGCGCTTGAGAGCCCGGGCCAGCAGCCTCCGTGTGTCGCGCGGGTCCACCACGTCGTCCACCATGGCCATGGCCGCCGTGCGCTCGATGCGGATGTGCTGGCGCAGGCCGTCCGCCAGCTCCTTCTTCATGGCCTCGGCGGCCTCGGGGCTCTCCGCGCTCTGCAGCAGCTTGCGCGCCGCGATGGACACCATTCCCTCCGGGCCCATCACGCCAATCTCCGCCCCAGGCCACGCCACCAGCAGGTCCGGCTCGAAGGCCCGGCCGTTCATCACGTAGTAGCCCGCCCCGTAACCCTTGCGCACCACCACCGTGAGCTTGGGCACCGTGGCGCTCGCCACCGCGTACATCATCTTCGCCCCGTGCCGGATGATTCCCTGCTGCTCCACCTTCGTGCCCACCATGAAGCCCGGCACGTCCTGCAGGAACACCAGCGGGATGTTGAAGGCATCGCACAGGTTGATGAACCGCGCCGCCTTGTCCGACGCGTTCACGTCCAGGATTCCGCCCAGGTACATCGAGTTGTTCGCCACGATGCCCACCGGCCAGCCATCGATCCGCGCCAGCCCTGTAATGAGGTTGCGCGCGAACCTCGGCTTGAGCGGGAAGAACTTCCGGTCATCCACCAACGACAGGATGACCTTGTGCATGTCGAACGCCTGCCGCGGGCTCTCCGGCACCACCTTCAGCAGATCCTCGTCCCGCCGGTCGAACGGATCCGACGACTGCTTGCGCGGTGGCTTGTCCTCGCAGTGCGAGGGGAAGAAGGACAGGTACTCGCGGATCGCGGTGAGGCACGCCGCGTCGTCCGGGTACTCGGCATCCGCCACCCCGGAGAGCTCGTTGTGCACCTTCGAGCCTCCCAGCTCCTCCTCCGTCACCTTCTCGCCCACCACCGACTCCACCAGGTACGGGCCACCAATGGCGATGGAGCTCGTTCCCTTCACCATGGGCACGAAGTCCGCCAGCGCCGGGATGTAGGCCGTGCCCGCCGCTCCGGGGCCCACCATCGCCGCCACCTGCGGAATCACCCCGCTCATCACCACCTGCTCGCGGAAGAGGTACCCCGTGTCCGCGAAGCTCGCCAGGCGCCTCGGGTCCACCTCGCCTCCCGCCTCCAGACGCGCACCCGCCGAGTCCACCAGCCACACCATCGGAATCCGGTTCTTCAGCGCGATGTCTCTCAGCCTCGCCACCTTGCGCTCGCCCACCGTGCCGATGGAGCCGCCGAACACCGTGAAGTCGTAGATGGCCGCCGCCACCGGCCTGCCGTCGATCTCCCCCACGCCCGTGATGACCCCGTCCGCTGGCGAGGGCTTGCCCGGCTCCCCCTCCTCGGGAAGGTTGCCCTCCGCTCCGGCCAGCAGCCCCATCTCCTCGAAGGTGTTCTCGTCGAACAGCTGCTTCAGCCGCTCGCGGGCCGTCAGCTTCCCCTTCGCGTGCTGGCGCTCGATGCGCTCCGGCCCTCCCATCCCCTCGTTACGCCGGCGCTGCTCCTCCAGCTTCTCCACCCGATCCTTCATCTTCATGGTGTGGCCTCCCAGGAGAGTCGGGGCGATACCTTGCCAGAGCCCCGAGCACCCCCGGAAGGGTAGAGTGGCGCTGTGTCTCCCATCGCCCTTCGTGTCCTCTGCCTGACCCTCGGGCTCGTCCTCGCCAGCTGCTCCGAGCCCTCCACGGAGCTCCGGCGCTCCGCCCGCGTGGAAGGCAGTGTGGCGCCGTCGGGCCCCGCTCGGGGCAATGCCTACCTGTTCCTGTTCGCTCCCGGCGAAGCGCCTCCCGAGCAGCGCGGGGAGCCCAGGTACGTGACCGCCGTCCCCGAGGTGCGCCTCGCGGCCGGGGATGCGCGCTTCCGGTTCTCCGAGGTGGGCCCCGACGTGTACCGGTTGTGGGGCTTCCTCGATGCCAATGGTGACGCGGACCTGACCGTCGATGTGCTCGCTCAGCCAGGGGCGGGCGATTGGGTCCCCGAGTCCTCCGTCGAGCTGAACGTGCAGCCCGGGCAGGTGCTGGCGGCGGACCTCGCGCTGCCGCGCCGGGTGCTGCGTCCGCTTCCCGCGTTCCAGGTGGTGGAGCAGGGGGAGGGGAGCGTGCTGACCCTGACGGACTCGGCCACGGCGATCACCTCATTCTCCGTGAAGAGCGAGGGCTTCGGGTTGCTGCGCGGAGAGGCGCCCCGGTTCTTCGTCCGGCTCGCGGACTCCAATGGGGATGGGACTCCGGATGACGTGAACGGGGATGGGGTGTTCGACCTGTGGCCCCAGTTCTTCCTGCGCTTCGTGCCCCGGCCCGGGCAGACCGTGCCGCTCGACAGTCAGGGGCGGCCCGCGCAGGTCCTCGTGCCGCTGCTGCCCAATCCGGCCCCGTTCCTCGGCGGCCTGCAAGGCGACCCGAGCCGGGAGATCGCCGCCGACCTGCTGCAACTCTTCGTCATCCCGCTCGCCCAGGCCGTCACCGACGAGCCCGGGCGGGGCAGGGTGGTGACCACGCTCGGGGCCATCCCCGTTGGCGAGTACGAGCTGTGGTGCGTGAACGACGAGGGGGGCTCCTGGTTCGTTCCCAATGACCTGGGACGGCGGACCGTGGAGCCCGTGTCGAGTCAGGCGCTGCGGTTCCGCGTGGTTCACGCCGACGCCGCGGATGCCGGAGCGGGCTCGCGGTAGGGCGAGCGAGAAGGGGAGCCGCGAGGGCTCGCGGTGGGTGACTTCAGCCGTGCATGCGGCCTGAGCCCTGGCAAGTCGCCTGCCCGGTGGTCGACAGTGCGACTGCCCCTCTGTCGCAGCGACGTGTCGGGCACAGCCGCGCCGCGGGCGCCCCTCGTTCCGCGGTGAGGGGGCGTACTCGCCAAGACGCCCGGCCTCGGGGCGACCTCGACCGCGTGGCGCGCGGCCGACCAGGCGCGGCGCCGCCCATGCTTGCCGTGGACGGCGTGCGCACGATGTGTCGGGTAGCGCTCAATCCCTACGCGCCTGCATACCGCAAAGGACGCCAATGCTAGCACTCACGTACGAAGGACCGTGGCGGGTGTCGGTCAAGGAGAAGCCGGACCCGCGCATCGAGCACCCCCAGGACGGCATCGTCCGGGTGGAGACCGCGGCCATCTGCGGTTCGGACTTCCACATCATGCACGGCCTGATCCCCGACACCCGCGTCGGCTCCACGTTCGGCCACGAGTTCGTGGGCATCGTGGAGGAGGTGGGCCGGGACGTCACGGGCGTGAAGCCGGGCGACCGGGTGGCGCTGCCGTTCCAGATCTTCTGCGGCAGCTGCTACTACTGCCAGCGCGGCCTGACGTCGTGCTGCCTGAACACCAACCCCGGCACGGACGCGGCGGCTGGCATGTACGGCTACTCGCACACCATGGGCGGCTACGACGGCGGCCAGGCCCAGTACGTGCGCGTGCCCTTCATCGGCGTGGACGCGGAGCACGTGCCCGAGGACGTCTCGAGCCTGGACGCGCTGCCTCTCACCGACGCCTTCCCGACTGGCTACCAGGCCGCCGAGATGTGCAACATCCGCGGCGGGGAGACGGTGCTCGTGCTCGGCTGCGGGCCGGTGGGCCTCTTCGCCATGTGGTCGCTCTGGGCCATGGGCGCCGGCCGCGTCATCGCGGTGGACCACTACGACTACAAGCTCGAGTTCGCGCGCCGGTGGCTGGGCGTCGAGACGCTCAACTTCCGTGACGTGGACCTCGTCACGACCGTCAAGGGCATGACCGAGGACCTCGGTGCGGACGCGACCATCGACGCGGTGGGCGCCGAGGCCGCCGGCAGCCCCATGCACCGCGCACTCGGGATCTATGCGAAGCTCGAGGCGGGCAGCCCGCAGGCGCTCAATACCGCCATCCACGCCACGAAGAAGGGCGGCACCATCTCCGTCATCGGCGCGTATGGCCCGCCGTTCACCGGCGTGGACATCGGCACGTACATGAACAAGGCGCAGACCATGCGCACGGGCCAGGCGAGCGTGAAGCGCTACATGCCGCTGCTCTTCGAGCACATCCGGGCCGGCCGCATCCGCCCCTCCGACGTGCTCACGCACCGTGGCCCGCTGGAGAAGGCCCCGGAGTTCTATCACACGATGGCCCAGAAGAAGGACGGGTGCATCAAGTGCGCCCTCTTCCCCAACGGCCCCAGCATCCACTAGCCCGGAGACGACCCACATGGAAACGACGAACACTCCGCGTGAGTCCCAGGTGCGGGCTCCCCGCATCGACACGACCCATGCCCCACGGGAGCCCAAGTTGAGCAGCGTCGAGGACATCCAGCGGCACTCCGGCTACAAGGCCGTGCAGGCCCCGCAGCGCCCGGCCTACTGGGGCGTGGACCGTGAGCTGTCGCGCCGCCCCGGCGTGCCGATGATGCGGCCGCCGGAGCCCTGGCCCAATGCGCGCCTGGACATCGAGCCCATGGACCCCGCGCGCTCGGCCGTGTTCAAGCACGGCCGTCCCAACCGGGAGTGGCCGCCCGTCTTCGGCACCACCTGCCCTCCCAAGGGGCTGTCGGGCCTCATCCGCAAGTGGGCCTCGAGCCTCCCCGACCACAAGCCCCAGTACTGGCTGCTGAAGCTGCTGGGCGACCGCGTGGACAGCGCCGAGCACCGCCTCAAGAAGCTCGCGCCCGTGGCCCTGCCGCTCGCCGCCGCGGGGCTGCTGGGCCGCTTGTACCTGCGCGACAAGCGCAGCGGCCCGAGGCGCGGCCGCGTGCGCAGCACCCTGCACCTGCGCACCGCGTACGGGCACTGAGCCTCGGGAGGTCGCAACGTTGAGCGCAGCACATCCGTGGCGGGAAGCCTCTTTATTCGAGGCTTACCCGTCTATCAGGATGAACCCATGTCCGAGCAACGCGAGTGGAAGGTCGGAGACACCACGCTTCGTTTCGAGCCGCCTGACCTCGTCTGGGTGCACACCCGTGGCCATGCAACCCTGGAGGACGCCATCCGCATGTTGGCCATCTACCGGGAGCTGGGCGAGCAACAACCCCTCTTCATCGTGGCGGACCTGAGCCAGGCCACCAAACTCGATCCCGAGGGCGGGCGCTATCTCAGCGAGCACGCTCGATCGGAGTGGATCCAGGGCTGCATCTACATCGGAGCACGGCTGCTGCACAGAGCCATCTCCAAGGGGATTGCCCTCGCGGCGCACCTGTCCGGACGCGCGGACGAAAGCGCGCTGACCCGGGTTCACTTCGTCTCCTCGGAAGCCCAGGCGCGCGACCTCATCCCCCAGCTGCGCGCGAAGCGCCTCGGGAAGGCGGCCTAGTCGTCACCGGGAGAGTCGGCGGACCCAGTCGAAGTACGTGGCGCGCGGGTCCTCCAGCGGATGGCGGAACAGGGCCCGGAGGTCCGCCTTGTCCACCTGATCCCCGTCGAAGCCCCGGTACAGCGCGTCTCCGAGCAGGTACCCCAGCGCGTGGCTGACGCCGTGGAAGAGCCGGTCCTTGCGCAGGGGCAGCAGCTTCACCGCCTCGTCGGGCACCTCCACCTCCGCCGCCTTGTGCGCCAGCACGAACGCGGCGATCTGCCGCTCCACGCCTCGTGCCTGGGCGAAGCGCAGCGCCCACTCGCCCGGGCCCAGGCAGCTGCGCCGCGGGTTCACCAGCTTCGAGCCGAAGAACCCCAGCGCCTCCTCCAGGCACCGCGCGTAGAACGCGTCCGAGGCCCGCCTCGGTGCCTCCATCGCGTCTCCCACCGCGCAGTGCCGCACGAAGTGCGCCGCCTCCTCGGCCGCGTGGTTCAGCGACAGCGAGGCCAGGTACGCCGTCCGCGCCCGGGGGATGTAGCAGCTCTCCCGCGACAGGATGTGCCGCCGCAGCTGCAGCAGCTCGCCCTGCGTGAAGCGGCCCCGCTGCTGGATGCGCACCAGCGCGTCCTCGTCCGCCGCCGTCACCACCTCCACCTCGTCCAGCGCCCGGCCCACCGGCACTCCCGCCAGCCGGCCGATGAGGCTCGCCATCTCCCGGAAGCGCTCCGCCGCGCTCCGCTCCCGCAGCGGCGAGTCCCCGGACTCCGCCTCCAGGTAGTCCAGGAAGCTCTGCTGGCACACCACCGGTGAGGCGTTCAGCAGGCACAGCGAGCCGTCCGGCAGCTCCACCGCCTGCGCCGCGCCCGCCTTGCCCTCGCGCGCCAGCCGCCAGTACACGCCCTCGGCGTTCTGGTACACCACGAGCCCGCGCAGCCCGTGTCCCTCGCCCAGCGCCCGCTCCACCTGCGCCGGAAGGTGACAGGGCGCCACGTGGTACTGGCCCACCAGCACCATCACCCGCGGCCGATCCTCCGCCCGCACCGCCCGGGCGATCCGCTCCGCCGCGTACGCGTCCCGCAGCTCCAGGGAGCGCTCGCCCTGGGCCCTCCGGTCGATGCCCACCACCTGCAGCCGATAACGCTTCGCGTAAGCCAGCAGCGAGCGCAGACCCGACCAGGCTCCGTTCCCCTGGCCCACGCCATGGCCCAGGCGGGCGAGCAGCGAGCGCTCCGCGAGACGACCCGCGAGGTATGCCTCCACCGCCGCCTGGTGCCGGCCCTCCACGCACTCGAGCGCGAGCACCACCCGGCGGCCCGCCTCGCGTACGCCCTCGACGAGCTCCAGGTACGTCTCCTGCGCCAGCGGCAGCGTGTGGTAGTCGCC
This is a stretch of genomic DNA from Archangium violaceum. It encodes these proteins:
- a CDS encoding zinc-dependent alcohol dehydrogenase, with translation MLALTYEGPWRVSVKEKPDPRIEHPQDGIVRVETAAICGSDFHIMHGLIPDTRVGSTFGHEFVGIVEEVGRDVTGVKPGDRVALPFQIFCGSCYYCQRGLTSCCLNTNPGTDAAAGMYGYSHTMGGYDGGQAQYVRVPFIGVDAEHVPEDVSSLDALPLTDAFPTGYQAAEMCNIRGGETVLVLGCGPVGLFAMWSLWAMGAGRVIAVDHYDYKLEFARRWLGVETLNFRDVDLVTTVKGMTEDLGADATIDAVGAEAAGSPMHRALGIYAKLEAGSPQALNTAIHATKKGGTISVIGAYGPPFTGVDIGTYMNKAQTMRTGQASVKRYMPLLFEHIRAGRIRPSDVLTHRGPLEKAPEFYHTMAQKKDGCIKCALFPNGPSIH
- a CDS encoding TetR/AcrR family transcriptional regulator, encoding MPLPRFDRLPADDKAAILSVARAHFARDGYDGASYNKIIHEAGISKTSAYHYFDGKSDLFATVLADCVTRAQTEIGDWTPATDAAGFWAQLTATSHTLVQHLNTHPDDRSVLAQAPRSPEPNPWTQAMVDDAIRLRLVNPAERTLITVATQGVLDALDDHALDHPARASEIAGQLPILLARLWAATAPAP
- a CDS encoding ChaN family lipoprotein, which encodes MRASLALHLALFRRQKAQIARAIEGQSVAFRAYEARYRRRTSEYRRVLTASTVSQQVQASDVVYVGDYHTLPLAQETYLELVEGVREAGRRVVLALECVEGRHQAAVEAYLAGRLAERSLLARLGHGVGQGNGAWSGLRSLLAYAKRYRLQVVGIDRRAQGERSLELRDAYAAERIARAVRAEDRPRVMVLVGQYHVAPCHLPAQVERALGEGHGLRGLVVYQNAEGVYWRLAREGKAGAAQAVELPDGSLCLLNASPVVCQQSFLDYLEAESGDSPLRERSAAERFREMASLIGRLAGVPVGRALDEVEVVTAADEDALVRIQQRGRFTQGELLQLRRHILSRESCYIPRARTAYLASLSLNHAAEEAAHFVRHCAVGDAMEAPRRASDAFYARCLEEALGFFGSKLVNPRRSCLGPGEWALRFAQARGVERQIAAFVLAHKAAEVEVPDEAVKLLPLRKDRLFHGVSHALGYLLGDALYRGFDGDQVDKADLRALFRHPLEDPRATYFDWVRRLSR
- a CDS encoding acyl-CoA carboxylase subunit beta, with translation MKMKDRVEKLEEQRRRNEGMGGPERIERQHAKGKLTARERLKQLFDENTFEEMGLLAGAEGNLPEEGEPGKPSPADGVITGVGEIDGRPVAAAIYDFTVFGGSIGTVGERKVARLRDIALKNRIPMVWLVDSAGARLEAGGEVDPRRLASFADTGYLFREQVVMSGVIPQVAAMVGPGAAGTAYIPALADFVPMVKGTSSIAIGGPYLVESVVGEKVTEEELGGSKVHNELSGVADAEYPDDAACLTAIREYLSFFPSHCEDKPPRKQSSDPFDRRDEDLLKVVPESPRQAFDMHKVILSLVDDRKFFPLKPRFARNLITGLARIDGWPVGIVANNSMYLGGILDVNASDKAARFINLCDAFNIPLVFLQDVPGFMVGTKVEQQGIIRHGAKMMYAVASATVPKLTVVVRKGYGAGYYVMNGRAFEPDLLVAWPGAEIGVMGPEGMVSIAARKLLQSAESPEAAEAMKKELADGLRQHIRIERTAAMAMVDDVVDPRDTRRLLARALKRTANKKVERPFRRREISPV